A DNA window from Setaria viridis chromosome 2, Setaria_viridis_v4.0, whole genome shotgun sequence contains the following coding sequences:
- the LOC117844900 gene encoding probable (S)-ureidoglycine aminohydrolase yields MASTPIRSLFLFVLAASLRCGAAAGYGDAGEGFCSAEPSSGCSGGPPLYWKATHPTLAPAHLQDLPGFTRSVFKRDHALITPESHVFGPLPDWINTLGAYLISPAIGAHFTMYLANMQDGSKSALPPKDVERLVFVLQGSILLSVGTETTHSLSVDSYAYLPANLEHSMISDESTTLVIFERRYSATEDSHPDLIVGSTDKQPLLETPGEVFQLRKLLPTSMPYDFNIHIMDFQPGEYLNVKEVHYNQHGLLLLEGQGIYRLGDSWYPVQAGDTIWMAPFVPQWYAALGKTRTRYLLYKDVNRNPLI; encoded by the exons ATGGCGAGCACCCCAATCCgctccctcttcctcttcgtCCTCGCGGCGTCGCTGCGATGCG GAGCGGCGGCTGGATACGGAGATGCCGGCGAGGGTTTCTGCTCGGCGGAGCCGTCGAGCGGGTGCTCCGGGGGGCCGCCGCTCTACTGGAAGGCTACCCACCCCACCCTCGCGCCCGCGCACCTCCAAG ATTTACCTGGCTTCACACGTAGCGTTTTCAAAAGGGATCATGCTTTAATAACACCAGAAAGTCATGTATTCGGTCCTCTGCCTGATTG GATCAATACATTAGGTGCATATTTGATCAGTCCAGCCATTGGTGCACACTTCACTATGTACCTGGCAAACATGCAAG ATGGCTCAAAATCAGCCCTACCACCGAAAGATGTTGAAAG GCTCGTTTTTGTACTACAAGGCAGCATTTTATTGTCTGTGGGGACTGAAACTACCCATTCTCTGTCG GTGGATTCCTATGCGTATCTTCCTGCAAACCTAGAACATTCTATGATCTCAGATGAATCAACCACTCTTGTAATATTTGAGAGGAG GTACAGTGCCACCGAGGATTCCCACCCTGATCTAATTGTTGGTTCAACAGATAAGCAACCCCTTCTTGAAACCCCAGGAGAG GTATTTCAACTGAGGAAGCTGCTACCAACTTCGATGCCTTATGACTTTAATATCCAT ATAATGGACTTTCAACCAGGCGAATATCTCAATGTGAAG GAGGTTCACTATAATCAACATGGGCTTCTGCTTCTAGAGGGGCAAGGAATATACCGATTGGGGGATAGCTG GTACCCTGTTCAAGCAGGTGATACCATTTGGATGGCACCGTTTGTTCCTCAGTG GTATGCCGCGCTTGGTAAAACCAGGACCAGATACTTGCTGTACAAAGATGTCAATAGGAACCCATTGATATGA
- the LOC117844899 gene encoding pentatricopeptide repeat-containing protein At2g15980 translates to MNAAGTRGRDPTADPSSSYFVDAAHPYAAAAATALTSHRAKSKWSHLSSIPVPSPLPPSATAAVLLLLRRRPHTALRFHAFALRRLLPSHSTPPLVLSASAAHVAAASRLRGAALAVLASASRHYSPAEIFNALAATYRRFASAPFVFDLLLLAYLRSRRDALAAASVARRILAAGARPLPSTAAALLRSLPSAAAALDMYHQIYTHSTPQSSHLLQPTVHTFNSLLLAFYREGKCDEFKIVLQEMGKYSCRNNVCTYSIRMAEYCDCRDVEKARGLWGEMVQEGIQPDVIVYNTMIGGYCRAGEVGMAEEMFKNMEMDGIDPSATTFEWLVRGHCMEGDAEAALLVRADMRRRGFGLASEVVEELLDALCQNGRVQDGLHVLREEMRREEFAPTRRSYEILIKGFCDEGEVEVAIRLQAEMAGKGFNAGSEVYHAFICAYEKSQDYEMVEKLRKEMTVMGT, encoded by the coding sequence ATGAACGCCGCCGGCACACGCGGCCGAGACCCCACCGCCGACCCCTCGTCCAGCTACTTCGTCGATGCCGCCCACCCgtacgccgccgctgccgccaccgcgctCACCTCCCACCGCGCCAAGTCCAAGTGGTCTCACCTCTCCTCGATCCCCGTCCCGTCCCCGCTCccgccctccgccaccgccgccgttctcctcctcctccgccgccgaccgcaCACCGCGCTCCGCTTCCACGCCTtcgcgctccgccgcctcctcccctcccactCCACTCCCCCTCTcgtcctctccgcctccgccgcccacgTCGCGGCCGCCTCGCGCCTCCGGGGCGCCGCCCTCGCtgtcctcgcctccgcctcccgccacTACTCCCCGGCCGAGATCTTCAATGCCCTCGCCGCCACCTACCGCCGCTTTGCCTCCGCTCCATTtgtcttcgacctcctcctcctcgcgtaCCTCCGCTCCCGCCGCGACGccctcgccgcggcctccgtcgcccgccgcatcctcgccgccggcgcccggccgcTCCCCTCCACTGCCGCCGCTCTTCTTCGATCacttccctccgccgccgcggcgctcgacATGTACCATCAAATCTACACACATTCAACTCCACAGAGCAGCCACCTGCTCCAGCCAACCGTTCACACCTTCAATTCCCTTCTCCTAGCCTTCTACCGCGAGGGCAAGTGCGATGAATTCAAGattgtgctccaggaaatgggCAAATATTCCTGCAGGAACAATGTCTGCACCTACAGTATTAGGATGGCTGAGTACTGCGATTGTAGAGATGTGGAGAAGGCACGAGGACTGTGGGGTGAGATGGTTCAGGAAGGGATCCAGCCTGATGTAATTGTGTACAACACGATGATTGGTGGCTATTGCCGTGCTGGGGAGGTAGGGATGGCAGAGGAGATGtttaaaaatatggagatgGATGGAATTGATCCAAGTGCCACGACGTTTGAATGGTTGGTTAGGGGGCATTGTATGGAAGGGGATGCTGAGGCGGCGCTGCTTGTGCGTGCAGACATGAGGAGGAGGGGGTTTGGGTTGGCGTCAGAGGTTGTTGAGGAATTGTTGGATGCATTATGTCAAAATGGTAGGGTTCAGGATGGCTTGCATGTTTTGCgggaggagatgaggagggAAGAGTTTGCGCCAACTCGGAGGAGTTATGAGATATTGATAAAGGGGTTTTGTGATGaaggggaggtggaggtggcgatCAGACTCCAGGCAGAGATGGCTGGAAAAGGATTTAACGCTGGTAGCGAGGTTTACCATGCATTTATTTGTGCCTATGAGAAGTCTCAAGACTATGAGATGGTGGAGAAGTTGAGGAAAGAAATGACAGTGATGGGCACTTAG
- the LOC117844897 gene encoding phosphatidylinositol 3,4,5-trisphosphate 3-phosphatase and protein-tyrosine-phosphatase PTEN2A: MEEQQVKPSDLPPTNSDNQDSAATPPVTTVDPVHPAASTDSSSQVAGVDPAVISAPTAAPAKDAAGREAPASMFSTSGLSSWAKNLKIPQPSSGQESPTGKNTFARFTSGFGLRLSPKAAQQDEIAEGSTSPTTGQPGVFGSLTKGIVDSSKNAVKAVQVKARHMVSQNKRRYQEGGFDLDMTYITENIIAMGFPAGDLSSGLFGYFEGFYRNHMEEVIRFFEMHHKGKYKVYNLCSERLYDASLFEGKVACFPFDDHNCPPIQLVISFCHSAYSWLKEDIENVVVVHCKAGKARTGLMISSLLLFLKFFPTAEESIEYYNQKRCVDGKGLILPSQIRYVKYFERILTYFNGESQPPRRCMLRGFRLHRCPYWIRPSITVSNHNGVLFSTKKHPRTKELMPEDFWFSAPKKGIMVFALPGEPGLAEVSGDFKIQFHDRQGDFYCWLNTTMMENRVTLNPTDLDDFDKRKLPSPGFQVEVVLVDYDGSQAPKPKPAAGSDNKTDADSSGSTVAKESNAAPPESNKGTGSNDKDEVFSDSEGEDGSSKGRKEKASSGGQSNANAAKPSETSTVQEEASAAASRLEKVAITSEQGAAKAPDATSLKTEVSSKSSSTTAPSPAVDSSSMSEFKAIAADASVFSFGDEDDYESE, from the exons ATGGAAGAACAGCAAGTCAAGCCATCTGATCTGCCACCAACTAATTCGGACAACCAGGATTCAGCTGCAACTCCTCCTGTTACCACTGTTGACCCTGTTCATCCGGCTGCTTCAACTGATTCTTCCAGTCAGGTTGCTGGTGTAGATCCTGCTGTTATCTCTGCACCAACTGCTGCTCCTGCAAAAGATGCTGCGGGACGTGAGGCACCGGCATCCATGTTTTCTACATCTGGTTTATCATCCTGGGCTAAGAACCTAAAAATTCCTCAGCCTTCATCAGGTCAAGAATCACCAACAGGAAAGAATACCTTTGCCCGTTTTACAAGTGGCTTTGGATTGCGTTTGTCTCCAAAAGCTGCACAGCAAGATGAGATTGCTGAGGGAAGCACCTCCCCAACAACAGGACAGCCTGGTGTTTTTGGTTCTTTGACAAAAGGCATTGTAGATTCCTCCAAGAATGCTGTAAAGGCAGTGCAAGTCAAGGCTCGCCACATGGTCTCACAGAATAAAAGACGATACCAG GAAGGAGGATTTGATTTAGATATGACATATATTACTGAGAACATAATTGCTATGGGTTTTCCTGCTGGTGATTTGAGTTCAGGGCTTTTTGGATATTTTGAG GGTTTCTACCGCAACCACATGGAGGAAGTCATCAGGTTCTTTGAAATGCACCATAAG GGGAAGTATAAGGTGTACAACCTTTGTTCTGAAAGGCTATATGATGCATCCCTTTTTGAAGGAAAG GTGGCCTGCTTCCCATTTGATGATCATAACTGCCCTCCAATACAACTTGTCATATCATTTTGCCATAGTGCCTACTCATGGTTGAAAGAGGATATAGAGAACGTGGTGGTTGTTCATTGCAAAGCTGGGAAGGCAAGAACAGGATTGATGATCTCGAGTCTTCTACTGTTTCTAAAG TTCTTTCCTACTGCTGAGGAGTCCATTGAATACTATAACCAGAAAAGATGTGTAGACGGCAAGGGGCTTATTCTTCCAAGTCAGATT AGATATGTGAAGTATTTTGAACGCATCTTAACTTATTTCAATGGTGAAAGTCAGCCGCCCCGCAG GTGTATGCTTAGAGGGTTTCGTCTTCATAGATGCCCCTATTGGATCAGGCCATCAATTACAGTCTCTAATCACAACG GTGTTCTTTTTTCTACAAAGAAGCATCCAAGAACAAAAGAACTAATG CCAGAAGATTTCTGGTTTAGTGCACCAAAGAAGGGGATTATGGTTTTTGCATTGCCGGGAGAACCTGGCTTAGCTGAGGTTTCTGGTGATTTCAAGATCCAGTTTCATGATCGACAGGGAGATTTTTACTG CTGGCTAAATACAACAATGATGGAGAACAGGGTGACTTTGAATCCAACCGATCTTGATGATTTTGATAAG AGAAAATTGCCATCACCTGGCTTCCAGGTTGAGGTTGTTCTAGTAGATTATGATGGCTCACAagcaccaaaaccaaaaccagcTGCTGGATCAGATAATAAAACTGATGCTGACTCCTCGGGTAGCACAGTTGCTAAAGAAAGCAATGCTGCACCTCCAGAATCCAACAAGGGAACTGGAAGCAATGATAAAGATGAAGTTTTCTCCGATAGTGAAGGGGAAGATGGATCATCCaagggaagaaaggagaaggctTCCAGTGGTGGTCAAAGCAATGCAAATGCTGCTAAACCATCTGAAACAAGCACCGTACAGGAGGAGGCATCAGCTGCTGCTAGTAGACTGGAAAAAGTAGCTATAACCAGCGAACAAGGAGCTGCAAAGGCACCGGATGCTACATCCCTCAAAACTGAAGTCAGCAGCAAAAGCAGCTCCACCACAGCACCATCTCCAGCTGTTGACTCTTCCAGCATGAGCGAATTCAAGGCGATTGCAGCAGATGCCTCAGTGTTCTCGTTTGGAGATGAAGATGATTATGAAAGTGAATAG
- the LOC117845466 gene encoding uncharacterized protein, which produces MPFLSTPSFDLSAGAEPTLGPRPSAVPPPPPTPAGAAAHQHQQPPVSEAAARRLLEAEERLREAIEELHRHQGGSGKGDGDGDGEGEEQREGDWGCGHEGESCAAHAAGNLCQSFLLSYGVRVGIGILLRAFKLARRRSFGSLLDLKQLVSEKDLIVREEACRVGLLFGGFTGSYHALRCFLRRFRKKETPYNTILAGSVAGLAILALDDSSRRRTLSLYLLARLAQCAYNSAKSKNKFHFWGSHWRHGDALLFSLASAQVMYAFVMRPESLPKSYQEFILKTGPVAEPVYKVVRECCRGGPVDLNALSAYLSNKRNSDLMHLTTNPSIIPCSVIHPDRASCLAQNVHVVSSTFKKTFPLYFSLTFVPFVVLRLQKFLESPAATCWRALVGAVRSTTFLSAFVTLFQAAICLHRKVANKDHKSVYWFAGLMSGLSILLEKKARRAELALYVLPRAGDSLWYILINRQLLPNIKNAEVALFCMCMGGIMYFLEYEPDTMAPFLRGLIRRFLASKISNPSPPPPNRNTSHSYLQTLNALEQSRTQPGVDNGLPTSEKYNLESIPGL; this is translated from the exons ATGCCGTTCCTCTCGACGCCGTCGTTCGACCTCTCCGCCGGCGCGGAGCCCACCCTGGGCCCGCGCCCCTCGGCGgttcccccgcccccacccacgccggcgggcgcggccgcgcaccagcaccagcagccgccggtgtcggaggcggcggcgcggcggctgctggaggcggaggagcggctGCGCGAGGCCATCGAGGAGCTCCACCGGCACCAGGGCGGCTCGGGGAAgggggatggggatggggatggggagggggaggagcagcgggaGGGGGACTGGGGGTGCGGCCACGAGGGGGAGTCGTGCGCGGCGCACGCCGCGGGGAACCTCTGCCAGAGCTTCCTGCTCTCCTACGGCGTCCGCGTCGgcatcggcatcctcctccgCGCCTTCAAGCTCGCGCGCCGCAGGTCCTTTGGCTCGCTCCTCGACCTCAAG CAACTGGTTTCAGAGAAAGATCTTATAGTAAGAGAGGAAGCTTGCAGGGTTGGGTTACTTTTTGGAGGATTTACTGGATCGTATCACGCACTTCGATGTTTCCTTAGGAGATTTAGGAAAAAGGAGACACCGTACAATAC AATATTAGCAGGTTCGGTGGCAGGATTGGCCATACTAGCACTAGATGATTCAAGTAGGAGGCGCACTCTATCTCTATATCTTCTAGCAAGGCTCGCTCAG TGTGCATATAATTCTGCAAAATCTAAGAACAAATTTCACTTTTGGGGAAGCCATTGGAGACATGGAGATGCATTGCTTTTTTCATTGGCATCTGCCCAG GTTATGTATGCTTTTGTTATGAGGCCCGAAAGCTTACCTAAGTCGTACCAAGAATTCATCCTTAAGACAGGACCAGTAGCGGAACCTGTCTACAAGGTTGTTAGAGAATGTTGTAGAGGTGGTCCTGTGGATCTAAATGCCCTCTCAGCCTATTTATCAAACAAGAGGAATTCAGATTTGATGCATTTAACAACCAATCCATCCATTATTCCGTGTTCCGTGATTCATCCTGACAGAGCATCATGCTTGGCTCAAAATGTTCATGTTGTTTCATCAACATTCAAGAAAACATTCCCTCTATATTTCTCATTGACATTTGTACCCTTTGTTGTTCTACGTCTTCAAAAG TTCCTGGAATCGCCGGCTGCAACTTGTTGGCGTGCTCTTGTGGGTGCAGTTCGCTCCACCACCTTTTTGTCTGCTTTTGTAACTCTATTCCAG GCTGCTATATGTTTGCACCGAAAAGTTGCAAACAAAGACCACAAAAGTGTGTACTGGTTTGCTGGTTTGATGTCAGGTCTTTCAATTCTTTTGGAAAAGAAAGCTAGAAGGGCTGAGCTTGCCCTCTATGTGCTTCCCCGTGCTGGAGATTCTCTATGGTATATATTGATCAACCGCCAGCTGCTCCCAAATATTAAAAATGCTGAG GTGGCTCTCTTCTGCATGTGCATGGGAGGAATCATGTACTTTCTGGAGTACGAGCCGGACACTATGGCTCCATTCCTCAGAGGCCTCATCCGGCGCTTCCTGGCAAGCAAGATCAGCAACCcgagcccccctccccccaatcGCAACACCTCGCACTCGTACCTTCAGACACTGAATGCTCTGGAGCAATCAAGAACCCAGCCAGGTGTAGATAACGGACTGCCGACATCAGAGAAGTACAACCTTGAATCAATTCCTGGACTTTAG